The Ictidomys tridecemlineatus isolate mIctTri1 chromosome 6, mIctTri1.hap1, whole genome shotgun sequence genome includes a region encoding these proteins:
- the Slitrk5 gene encoding SLIT and NTRK-like protein 5 isoform X1, producing the protein MHTCCPPVTLEQDLHRKMHSWMLQTLAFAVTSLVLSCAETIDYYGEICDNACPCEEKDGILTVSCENRGIISLSEISPPRFPIYHLLLSGNLLNRLYPNEFVNYTGASILHLGSNVIQDIETGAFHGLRGLRRLHLNNNKLELLRDDTFLGLENLEYLQVDYNYISVIEPNAFGKLHLLQVLILNDNLLSSLPNNLFRFVPLTHLDLRGNRLKLLPYVGLLQHMDKVVELQLEENPWNCSCELISLKDWLDSISYSALVGDVVCETPFRLHGRDLDEVSKQELCPRKLISDYEMRPQTPLSTTGYLHTTPASVNSVATSSSAVYKPPLKPPKGTRQPNKPRVRPTSRQPSKDLGYSNYGPSIAYQTKSPVPLECPTACTCNLQISDLGLNVNCQERKIESIAELQPKPYNPKKMYLTENYIAAVSRTDFLEATGLDLLHLGNNRISMIQDSAFRDLSNLRRLYLNGNRIERLSPELFYGLQSLQYLFLQYNLIREIQSGTFDPVPNLQLLFLNNNLLQAMPSGIFSGLTLLRLNLRSNHFTSLPVSGVLDQLKSLIQIDLHDNPWDCTCEVVGMKLWVEQLKVGVLVDEVICKAPKKFAETDMRSIKSELLCPDYSDVVVSTPTPSSIQVPVRTSAVTPAVRLNSTGAPAGLGAGGGASSVPLSVLILSLLLVFIMSVFVAAGLFVLVMKRRKKNQSDHTSTNNSDVSSFNMQYSVYGGGGGGPGGHPHAHVHHRGPALPKVKTPAGHVYEYIPHPLGHMCKNPIYRSREGNSVEDYKDLHELKVTYSSNHHLQQQQPPPPQQPQQQPPPQLQLQPGEEERRESHHLRSPAYSVSTIEPREDLLSPVQDADRFYRGILEPEKHCSTTPAGNSLPEYPKFPCSPAAYTFSPNYDLRRPHQYLHPGAGDSRLREPVLYSPPSAVFVEPNRNEYLELKAKLNVEPDYLEVLEKQTTFSQF; encoded by the coding sequence ATGCACACTTGCTGCCCCCCAGTAACTTTGGAACAGGACCTCCACAGAAAAATGCATAGCTGGATGCTGCAGACTCTAGCATTTGCTGTAACATCTCTCGTCCTTTCGTGTGCAGAAACCATCGATTATTATGGAGAAATCTGTGACAATGCATGTCCTTGTGAGGAAAAGGACGGCATTTTAACTGTGAGCTGTGAAAACCGGGGAATCATCAGTCTTTCTGAAATTAGCCCTCCCCGTTTCCCAATCTATCACCTCTTGTTGTCTGGAAACCTTTTGAATCGTCTCTACCCCAATGAGTTTGTCAATTACACTGGGGCTTCAATTTTGCATCTGGGTAGCAATGTTATCCAAGATATTGAGACTGGGGCTTTCCATGGGCTTCGTGGTTTGAGGAGATTGCATCTGAACAATAATAAACTGGAACTTCTTAGAGATGATACCTTTCTTGGCTTGGAGAACCTGGAATACCTACAAGTCGATTACAATTACATCAGCGTCATTGAACCCAATGCTTTTGGGAAACTGCATTTATTGCAGGTGCTTATCCTCAATGACAATCTCTTGTCAAGTTTACCTAATAATCTTTTCCGTTTTGTGCCCTTAACGCACTTGGACCTGCGGGGAAACCGGCTGAAACTTTTGCCCTATGTGGGGTTGTTGCAGCACATGGATAAAGTTGTGGAGTTACAGCTGGAGGAAAACCCCTGGAATTGCTCCTGTGAGCTGATCTCTCTCAAGGATTGGTTGGACAGCATCTCCTACTCAGCcctggttggggatgtggtttgtGAGACCCCCTTCCGCTTACATGGCAGGGATTTGGACGAGGTATCCAAGCAGGAACTTTGCCCAAGGAAACTTATTTCGGACTATGAGATGAGGCCACAGACGCCTTTGAGCACCACGGGGTATTTACACACCACTCCGGCCTCGGTAAATTCCGTGGCCACTTCTTCCTCTGCTGTTTACAAACCTCCCTTGAAGCCCCCTAAGGGAACCCGCCAACCCAACAAGCCCAGAGTGCGCCCCACCTCTAGGCAGCCCTCTAAGGACTTGGGCTACAGTAACTATGGCCCCAGCATCGCCTACCAGACCAAATCCCCGGTGCCTTTGGAGTGTCCCACTGCGTGCACTTGCAACCTTCAGATCTCAGATCTGGGCCTAAATGTAAACTGCCAAGAGCGCAAGATCGAGAGTATTGCTGAGCTGCAGCCCAAGCCCTACAACCCGAAGAAAATGTATCTGACGGAGAACTACATCGCTGCTGTGAGCAGGACAGACTTCCTGGAGGCCACCGGACTGGACCTCCTGCACCTGGGTAACAACCGTATCTCAATGATCCAAGACAGCGCCTTTAGGGATCTCAGCAACCTGAGACGCCTCTACCTGAATGGCAACAGGATAGAGAGACTGAGCCCAGAATTATTTTATGGCCTGCAGAGTCTTCAGTATCTCTTCCTCCAATACAATCTCATACGGGAGATTCAATCTGGGACTTTCGATCCAGTCCCAAACCTCCAGCTGCTATTCCTGAACAACAACCTTCTGCAGGCCATGCCCTCAGGCATCTTCTCTGGCCTGACCCTTCTCAGGCTCAACCTGAGGAGTAACCACTTCACATCCTTGCCGGTAAGTGGAGTTTTGGACCAGCTGAAGTCACTCATCCAAATCGACTTGCATGACAACCCTTGGGATTGTACCTGCGAGGTGGTGGGCATGAAGCTGTGGGTTGAGCAGCTAAAAGTGGGCGTTCTAGTAGACGAAGTGATCTGTAAGGCTCCCAAGAAATTCGCAGAGACAGACATGCGCTCCATTAAGTCAGAGCTGCTGTGCCCAGACTATTCGGATGTGGTGGTTTCCACACCCACACCATCCTCTATCCAAGTACCAGTGAGGACCAGCGCCGTGACCCCTGCGGTCCGGTTGAACAGCACTGGGGCCCCTGCGGGCTTGGGTGCCGGCGGAGGTGCATCTTCCGTGCCCTTATCGGTGTTGATCCTCAGTCTTCTGCTGGTTTTCATAATGTCCGTCTTCGTGGCCGCGGGGCTCTTTGTGCTGGTCATGAAGCGCAGGAAGAAGAACCAGAGCGACCATACCAGCACCAACAACTCCGACGTGAGCTCCTTCAACATGCAGTACAGTGTCTATGGTGGCGGCGGTGGCGGCCCAGGCGGCCACCCACACGCCCACGTGCACCATCGTGGGCCGGCTCTGCCCAAGGTGAAGACGCCCGCGGGCCACGTGTATGAATACATCCCCCATCCATTGGGCCACATGTGTAAAAACCCAATTTACCGTTCTCGAGAAGGCAACTCCGTGGAGGATTACAAAGACCTGCACGAGCTCAAGGTCACCTACAGCAGCAACCACCACCTGCAGCAGCaacagccgccgccgccgcagcaGCCCCAGCAGCAGCCCCCGCCGCAGCTGCAGCTGCAGCCCGGGGAGGAGGAGAGGCGGGAAAGTCACCACTTGCGGAGCCCCGCCTACAGCGTCAGCACCATTGAGCCCCGGGAGGACCTACTGTCGCCGGTGCAGGACGCCGACCGCTTTTACAGGGGCATTTTAGAACCAGAAAAACACTGCTCCACCACCCCCGCCGGCAACAGCCTCCCGGAATACCCCAAGTTCCCATGCAGCCCCGCTGCTTACACTTTCTCCCCCAACTATGACCTGAGACGCCCCCATCAGTATTTGCACCCGGGGGCAGGGGACAGCAGGCTGCGAGAACCGGTGCTCTACAGCCCCCCGAGTGCTGTCTTTGTAGAACCCAACCGGAACGAATATCTGGAGTTAAAAGCAAAACTAAACGTTGAACCGGACTACCTCGAAGTGCTGGAAAAACAGACCACATTTAGCCAGTTCTAA
- the Slitrk5 gene encoding SLIT and NTRK-like protein 5 isoform X2, whose translation MYSVRCKKKAGYACTPSSPSLSGGKMHTCCPPVTLEQDLHRKMHSWMLQTLAFAVTSLVLSCAETIDYYGEICDNACPCEEKDGILTVSCENRGIISLSEISPPRFPIYHLLLSGNLLNRLYPNEFVNYTGASILHLGSNVIQDIETGAFHGLRGLRRLHLNNNKLELLRDDTFLGLENLEYLQVDYNYISVIEPNAFGKLHLLQVLILNDNLLSSLPNNLFRFVPLTHLDLRGNRLKLLPYVGLLQHMDKVVELQLEENPWNCSCELISLKDWLDSISYSALVGDVVCETPFRLHGRDLDEVSKQELCPRKLISDYEMRPQTPLSTTGYLHTTPASVNSVATSSSAVYKPPLKPPKGTRQPNKPRVRPTSRQPSKDLGYSNYGPSIAYQTKSPVPLECPTACTCNLQISDLGLNVNCQERKIESIAELQPKPYNPKKMYLTENYIAAVSRTDFLEATGLDLLHLGNNRISMIQDSAFRDLSNLRRLYLNGNRIERLSPELFYGLQSLQYLFLQYNLIREIQSGTFDPVPNLQLLFLNNNLLQAMPSGIFSGLTLLRLNLRSNHFTSLPVSGVLDQLKSLIQIDLHDNPWDCTCEVVGMKLWVEQLKVGVLVDEVICKAPKKFAETDMRSIKSELLCPDYSDVVVSTPTPSSIQVPVRTSAVTPAVRLNSTGAPAGLGAGGGASSVPLSVLILSLLLVFIMSVFVAAGLFVLVMKRRKKNQSDHTSTNNSDVSSFNMQYSVYGGGGGGPGGHPHAHVHHRGPALPKVKTPAGHVYEYIPHPLGHMCKNPIYRSREGNSVEDYKDLHELKVTYSSNHHLQQQQPPPPQQPQQQPPPQLQLQPGEEERRESHHLRSPAYSVSTIEPREDLLSPVQDADRFYRGILEPEKHCSTTPAGNSLPEYPKFPCSPAAYTFSPNYDLRRPHQYLHPGAGDSRLREPVLYSPPSAVFVEPNRNEYLELKAKLNVEPDYLEVLEKQTTFSQF comes from the exons ATGTACAGTGTGCGCTGCAAGAAGAAGGCGGGCTATGCATGCACACCCTCGAGcccctctctctctg GAGGTAAAATGCACACTTGCTGCCCCCCAGTAACTTTGGAACAGGACCTCCACAGAAAAATGCATAGCTGGATGCTGCAGACTCTAGCATTTGCTGTAACATCTCTCGTCCTTTCGTGTGCAGAAACCATCGATTATTATGGAGAAATCTGTGACAATGCATGTCCTTGTGAGGAAAAGGACGGCATTTTAACTGTGAGCTGTGAAAACCGGGGAATCATCAGTCTTTCTGAAATTAGCCCTCCCCGTTTCCCAATCTATCACCTCTTGTTGTCTGGAAACCTTTTGAATCGTCTCTACCCCAATGAGTTTGTCAATTACACTGGGGCTTCAATTTTGCATCTGGGTAGCAATGTTATCCAAGATATTGAGACTGGGGCTTTCCATGGGCTTCGTGGTTTGAGGAGATTGCATCTGAACAATAATAAACTGGAACTTCTTAGAGATGATACCTTTCTTGGCTTGGAGAACCTGGAATACCTACAAGTCGATTACAATTACATCAGCGTCATTGAACCCAATGCTTTTGGGAAACTGCATTTATTGCAGGTGCTTATCCTCAATGACAATCTCTTGTCAAGTTTACCTAATAATCTTTTCCGTTTTGTGCCCTTAACGCACTTGGACCTGCGGGGAAACCGGCTGAAACTTTTGCCCTATGTGGGGTTGTTGCAGCACATGGATAAAGTTGTGGAGTTACAGCTGGAGGAAAACCCCTGGAATTGCTCCTGTGAGCTGATCTCTCTCAAGGATTGGTTGGACAGCATCTCCTACTCAGCcctggttggggatgtggtttgtGAGACCCCCTTCCGCTTACATGGCAGGGATTTGGACGAGGTATCCAAGCAGGAACTTTGCCCAAGGAAACTTATTTCGGACTATGAGATGAGGCCACAGACGCCTTTGAGCACCACGGGGTATTTACACACCACTCCGGCCTCGGTAAATTCCGTGGCCACTTCTTCCTCTGCTGTTTACAAACCTCCCTTGAAGCCCCCTAAGGGAACCCGCCAACCCAACAAGCCCAGAGTGCGCCCCACCTCTAGGCAGCCCTCTAAGGACTTGGGCTACAGTAACTATGGCCCCAGCATCGCCTACCAGACCAAATCCCCGGTGCCTTTGGAGTGTCCCACTGCGTGCACTTGCAACCTTCAGATCTCAGATCTGGGCCTAAATGTAAACTGCCAAGAGCGCAAGATCGAGAGTATTGCTGAGCTGCAGCCCAAGCCCTACAACCCGAAGAAAATGTATCTGACGGAGAACTACATCGCTGCTGTGAGCAGGACAGACTTCCTGGAGGCCACCGGACTGGACCTCCTGCACCTGGGTAACAACCGTATCTCAATGATCCAAGACAGCGCCTTTAGGGATCTCAGCAACCTGAGACGCCTCTACCTGAATGGCAACAGGATAGAGAGACTGAGCCCAGAATTATTTTATGGCCTGCAGAGTCTTCAGTATCTCTTCCTCCAATACAATCTCATACGGGAGATTCAATCTGGGACTTTCGATCCAGTCCCAAACCTCCAGCTGCTATTCCTGAACAACAACCTTCTGCAGGCCATGCCCTCAGGCATCTTCTCTGGCCTGACCCTTCTCAGGCTCAACCTGAGGAGTAACCACTTCACATCCTTGCCGGTAAGTGGAGTTTTGGACCAGCTGAAGTCACTCATCCAAATCGACTTGCATGACAACCCTTGGGATTGTACCTGCGAGGTGGTGGGCATGAAGCTGTGGGTTGAGCAGCTAAAAGTGGGCGTTCTAGTAGACGAAGTGATCTGTAAGGCTCCCAAGAAATTCGCAGAGACAGACATGCGCTCCATTAAGTCAGAGCTGCTGTGCCCAGACTATTCGGATGTGGTGGTTTCCACACCCACACCATCCTCTATCCAAGTACCAGTGAGGACCAGCGCCGTGACCCCTGCGGTCCGGTTGAACAGCACTGGGGCCCCTGCGGGCTTGGGTGCCGGCGGAGGTGCATCTTCCGTGCCCTTATCGGTGTTGATCCTCAGTCTTCTGCTGGTTTTCATAATGTCCGTCTTCGTGGCCGCGGGGCTCTTTGTGCTGGTCATGAAGCGCAGGAAGAAGAACCAGAGCGACCATACCAGCACCAACAACTCCGACGTGAGCTCCTTCAACATGCAGTACAGTGTCTATGGTGGCGGCGGTGGCGGCCCAGGCGGCCACCCACACGCCCACGTGCACCATCGTGGGCCGGCTCTGCCCAAGGTGAAGACGCCCGCGGGCCACGTGTATGAATACATCCCCCATCCATTGGGCCACATGTGTAAAAACCCAATTTACCGTTCTCGAGAAGGCAACTCCGTGGAGGATTACAAAGACCTGCACGAGCTCAAGGTCACCTACAGCAGCAACCACCACCTGCAGCAGCaacagccgccgccgccgcagcaGCCCCAGCAGCAGCCCCCGCCGCAGCTGCAGCTGCAGCCCGGGGAGGAGGAGAGGCGGGAAAGTCACCACTTGCGGAGCCCCGCCTACAGCGTCAGCACCATTGAGCCCCGGGAGGACCTACTGTCGCCGGTGCAGGACGCCGACCGCTTTTACAGGGGCATTTTAGAACCAGAAAAACACTGCTCCACCACCCCCGCCGGCAACAGCCTCCCGGAATACCCCAAGTTCCCATGCAGCCCCGCTGCTTACACTTTCTCCCCCAACTATGACCTGAGACGCCCCCATCAGTATTTGCACCCGGGGGCAGGGGACAGCAGGCTGCGAGAACCGGTGCTCTACAGCCCCCCGAGTGCTGTCTTTGTAGAACCCAACCGGAACGAATATCTGGAGTTAAAAGCAAAACTAAACGTTGAACCGGACTACCTCGAAGTGCTGGAAAAACAGACCACATTTAGCCAGTTCTAA